Proteins co-encoded in one Pararge aegeria chromosome 19, ilParAegt1.1, whole genome shotgun sequence genomic window:
- the LOC120632343 gene encoding uncharacterized protein LOC120632343 — protein MLDSLVRVSRRVLRVPENDSSQTETRTVRDITAATTVAPRRCPRSGRTATLYGASLRRAGRARCACAIRTDTVRQPAGNRRGPAEGEPTAGRIGRRLSRRRTGRDALLREKCTTPTD, from the coding sequence ATGCTAGACTCCTTGGTCCGTGTTTCAAGACGGGTCCTGCGAGTGCCCGAAAATGACTCATCGCAGACTGAGACGCGCACGGTCCGAGACATCACGGCTGCGACGACAGTTGCGCCGCGTCGCTGTCCGCGCTCGGGCAGGACAGCGACATTGTACGGTGCGAGCTTGCGTCGGGCCGGACGCGCGCGATGCGCGTGCGCGATTCGTACTGATACCGTCCGACAGCCGGCCGGCAACCGTCGCGGTCCAGCGGAGGGCGAACCCACCGCTGGGCGAATCGGACGGCGCTTAAGCCGACGTCGAACGGGTCGCGATGCATTACTGAGAGAGAAGTGCACGACGCCGACGGACTGA
- the LOC120632211 gene encoding uncharacterized protein LOC120632211 yields SENSVGGLDVRTREAAPCALAPKRRESERRRLADGYRVCLHFYRWPQIREDHPPNLSILVSGGKETNQDFLSSGERTGMSPALNRAVLTIAGDVVFGRFRYLVVAAPVQVRLERGRFPVEGARPVATERGGERDTPQSRVA; encoded by the coding sequence TCTGAAAACTCCGTAGGCGGACTCGACGTCCGGACTCGCGAGGCGGCGCCGTGCGCGCTCGCGCCGAAGCGGCGCGAGAGCGAGCGGCGCCGTCTAGCTGACGGATATCGCGTCTGCCTCCACTTTTATCGTTGGCCTCAGATCAGGGAGGATCACCCGCCGAATTTAAGCATATTAGTAAGCGGAGGAAAAGAAACTAACCAGGATTTCCTTAGTAGCGGCGAGCGAACAGGAATGAGCCCAGCACTGAATCGCGCGGTTTTAACGATCGCGGGAGATGTGGTGTTCGGGAGGTTCCGCTATCTCGTCGTCGCCGCTCCTGTCCAAGTTCGTCTTGAACGGGGCCGTTTTCCCGTAGAGGGTGCCAGGCCCGTAGCGACGGAGCGAGGCGGCGAGAGGGACACTCCTCAGAGTCGGGTTGCTTGA
- the LOC120632249 gene encoding U1 small nuclear ribonucleoprotein 70 kDa-like, translated as MEMYVEAQGHVTKPHDASDYKYPKTEKQPAHSSDENDNEHRGSTKKHRYDSDRKNDHSEHRRKRVSYDDNHSRKYEIDRRQTSAEERITHDRDRRRKQDGTKDGYKEERDVEKRKRAYEDHTNAQAFEKGRYKTSRVEREKSEDNDESRRQDSYRDYCRKEKDVKHNREKNLERTSHTKEEKDIYRSSSIDSHRGRESEKEGPYYKDKDKNGIKKDTVRSKRDRYSSSTRDIQKYRGSEWEVRYDKDKARNDVKQERDRYSSKDRYRHRESEREERYNKDRDRYGHGTDTR; from the coding sequence ATGGAGATGTACGTCGAAGCACAAGGTCACGTAACCAAGCCACATGATGCATCCGATTATAAATATCCTAAAACTGAAAAACAGCCAGCACATTCCTCAGACGAGAACGATAATGAACACAGAGGATCTACGAAAAAACACAGATATGATAGCGATAGAAAAAATGATCATAGCGAACACAGAAGAAAACGTGTTTCTTATGATGATAACCATTCTCGAAAGTACGAGATAGATAGACGTCAAACTTCAGCTGAAGAAAGAATAACGCATGATCGTGATAGAAGAAGAAAGCAAGACGGAACCAAGGATGGTTACAAAGAAGAAAGAGATGTTGAGAAAAGAAAACGTGCTTATGAGGACCATACAAACGCACAAGCGTTTGAGAAAGGGAGATACAAAACGTCTAGAGTAGAAAGAGAAAAGTCTGAAGACAATGATGAAAGCAGAAGACAAGACAGTTACAGGGATTATTGTAGAAAAGAAAAAGATGTTAAACATAACAgagaaaaaaatttagaaaggACCAGCCATactaaagaagaaaaagatataTATCGTTCAAGTTCAATCGACAGCCATAGAGGTCGTGAGAGCGAAAAAGAGGGCCCATATTACAAAGATAAAGATAAGAATGGTATTAAGAAAGATACAGTAAGAAGTAAAAGAGATAGATACAGTTCCAGTACAAGGGATATTCAGAAATATCGCGGAAGCGAATGGGAGGTACGATATGACAAAGATAAAGCTAGGAATGATGTTAAACAAGAACGCGATAGATATAGTTCAAAAGACAGATACAGACACCGCGAGAGCGAAAGAGAGGAACGATATAACAAAGATAGAGATAGATATGGTCATGGAACTGATACAAGATAA